The following proteins are encoded in a genomic region of Liolophura sinensis isolate JHLJ2023 chromosome 5, CUHK_Ljap_v2, whole genome shotgun sequence:
- the LOC135465434 gene encoding G-protein coupled receptor dmsr-1-like, whose amino-acid sequence MALPLLQCGQYEPDSSTTNCWRLKADSQVIVPENVTTAVSSSLMKFAYLYANVHGYISICVCAFGIVTNFFNVTVLTRRNMRTPTNYILSWLAVSDIITMMSYVPFAVHFYCFYPPGQISVEKNNLFWMTVMLVHVNLSATTHTTSIWLCVALAIFRYLHIRNPTKGQATRLRRLAQTKLIVLIIYAASVLVLIPNYMSNVLERIYVNANQTDQVVYVFKDTELGSGETDAMYLVNAWLYSVIAKIIPCILMSIFGALLIYHIQFKNRRRRERLVISGASSLRLTEHSRTTKMLLAVIVLFLITEFPQGVLVILSAVIPHFFETIYLPLGDAMDIVALINNSVNFVLYCTMSAQFRQTFLKLYCSFPKKDQAVAVHMPLQQKPDSNSPNSPQS is encoded by the coding sequence acagTATGAGCCTGACAGTTCCACAACCAACTGCTGGCGACTAAAAGCGGACTCACAAGTCATTGTCCCGGAAAACGTCACCACTGCCGTGTCGTCGTCTCTCATGAAGTTTGCCTACCTTTATGCTAACGTGCATGGCTACATTAGCATATGCGTCTGCGCGTTTGGCATCGTCACGAACTTCTTCAACGTCACTGTTCTCACGCGGAGGAATATGCGGACGCCCACGAACTACATTCTCTCCTGGCTTGCCGTATCTGACATCATCACCATGATGTCTTACGTTCCCTTTGCCGTAcacttttattgtttttatccTCCTGGACAAATTTCAGTGGAGAAAAACAATCTATTCTGGATGACAGTTATGCTGGTTCACGTGAATTTATCAGCGACTACTCACACGACGTCGATATGGTTGTGTGTGGCGTTGGCCATCTTCAGATATCTACACATACGAAATCCCACCAAAGGCCAAGCAACCAGGCTGCGACGTCTCGCTCAGACCAAACTCATCGTTCTGATCATTTACGCCGCGTCCGTCTTAGTTCTTATTCCCAATTATATGTCGAATGTTCTTGAGAGGATATACGTCAACGCCAATCAAACAGACCAAGTCGTGTACGTGTTCAAGGACACAGAGCTTGGCAGTGGAGAAACCGACGCAATGTACCTTGTGAACGCATGGCTGTACTCCGTGATCGCCAAAATCATCCCTTGTATTCTGATGTCCATCTTTGGCGCGCTTCTCATATACCATATCCAATTCAAGAACAGACGAAGAAGGGAGCGTTTGGTCATATCGGGAGCCAGCAGTCTTCGCCTTACGGAACATTCCAGAACCACCAAGATGCTTCTGGCAGTCATAGTTTTGTTCTTGATCACGGAATTTCCACAAGGAGTGCTCGTCATTTTAAGTGCAGTGATTCCGCATTTTTTCGAGACGATTTACCTGCCCTTGGGTGATGCCATGGACATTGTGGCGTTGATCAACAATTCCGTCAACTTTGTTCTGTACTGCACAATGAGTGCACAATTTCGGCAGACATTTCTCAAGCTCTACTGCAGCTTTCCGAAAAAGGATCAGGCCGTGGCGGTACATATGCCCCTTCAACAAAAGCCCGATAGTAACAGTCCGAATAGCCCTCAGTCCTAA